In Thermoflexus hugenholtzii JAD2, a genomic segment contains:
- a CDS encoding putative cobaltochelatase gives MRVVFPFTAIVDQERMKRALVLCAIYPQIGGVLIRGERGTAKSTAARALAALLPEIDVVADCPFSCDPHQPAAWCTLCRERVERGETLPVARRKTRFVDLPVSATEDRVVGTLDIERAIQKGERRFEPGVLAMANRGLLYVDEVNLLDDHIVDVLLDAAAMGVNIVEREGISFQHPARFILVGTMNPEEGDLRPQLLDRFALCVNVEGVRDPAQRAEILRRNLAFEQDPEGFRAEWEPYERQLSEEIAAAREQLPHVVHTPRDLLLIAGLVSSLGVDGHRADLVILKTARAHAAFKGRDQITEEDILLAAELALPHRLKRRPFDEDGHLTLEQLAERMEQVRRQIEGNAPSQPASSPEGGTPKKAQRIDGELRDLSRPMGEESAPLQRQTVTRQEGVWWEGGKPVPIGETFRVKRLDTPKDRRERRVGGRRSVTRSARKRGRYIWARPSPGQADDLAFDATFRAAAPHQIERDRSQTALAIHPEDYHRKVRVRRAANLILFVVDASWSMAVAERMEATKGAILSLLTDAYQRRDRVGLIVFQKDRARLVLPPTSSVDLAKKALEDIPVGGKTPLSAGLLLAYEVLCREMLLRPEVRPLMILLTDGAGNVSMSELPPQEEAHRIADLFRERGIPCVVINMEHAAFDQGLAQALADHLGAPCYTLHELKAESLYSTVRSALG, from the coding sequence ATGCGCGTGGTTTTCCCATTTACGGCGATCGTCGACCAGGAACGGATGAAGCGGGCCCTGGTGCTCTGCGCCATCTATCCCCAGATCGGCGGGGTGCTGATCCGGGGGGAGCGGGGCACTGCCAAGTCCACCGCCGCCCGCGCCCTGGCCGCCCTCCTGCCTGAGATCGACGTGGTCGCGGATTGCCCTTTCTCCTGCGACCCGCACCAGCCTGCCGCCTGGTGCACCCTCTGCCGGGAGCGGGTGGAGCGCGGCGAGACCCTCCCGGTGGCTCGGCGCAAAACCCGCTTCGTGGACCTGCCGGTGAGCGCCACGGAGGATCGCGTGGTGGGCACCCTGGACATCGAGCGGGCGATTCAGAAGGGGGAGCGCCGCTTCGAGCCCGGGGTGCTGGCCATGGCCAACCGGGGCCTGCTGTATGTCGATGAGGTAAACCTGTTGGACGATCACATCGTGGACGTGCTGCTGGACGCGGCGGCGATGGGGGTGAATATCGTCGAGCGGGAGGGCATCTCCTTCCAACATCCGGCTCGCTTCATCCTGGTGGGCACGATGAACCCTGAGGAGGGAGACCTGCGGCCCCAGCTGCTGGACCGCTTCGCTCTGTGCGTGAACGTGGAGGGAGTGCGGGATCCCGCCCAGCGGGCGGAGATCCTACGGCGCAACCTCGCCTTTGAGCAGGACCCCGAGGGGTTCCGGGCGGAGTGGGAGCCTTACGAGCGGCAGCTTTCGGAGGAGATCGCCGCCGCCCGGGAGCAGCTCCCCCATGTGGTGCACACCCCGCGGGATCTGCTGCTGATCGCCGGGCTGGTCTCCAGCCTGGGAGTGGACGGCCATCGGGCGGATCTGGTGATCCTCAAGACAGCACGGGCCCATGCCGCCTTCAAGGGCCGGGATCAGATCACCGAGGAGGACATCCTGCTGGCGGCCGAGCTGGCGTTGCCCCATCGCCTCAAGCGCCGGCCCTTCGACGAGGATGGGCACCTCACTCTGGAGCAGCTGGCCGAGCGCATGGAGCAGGTCCGGCGCCAGATCGAAGGCAACGCCCCCTCTCAGCCCGCCTCCTCCCCGGAGGGAGGAACCCCAAAAAAAGCGCAACGCATCGACGGGGAGCTTCGTGATCTAAGCCGACCCATGGGGGAGGAATCCGCGCCGTTGCAGCGCCAGACGGTCACGCGTCAGGAAGGCGTGTGGTGGGAGGGAGGGAAGCCGGTCCCGATTGGGGAGACGTTTCGGGTGAAGCGCCTGGACACGCCGAAGGATCGGCGGGAGCGACGAGTCGGAGGCCGTCGCAGCGTCACCCGCTCCGCCCGCAAGCGGGGCCGTTACATCTGGGCGCGCCCCTCTCCGGGCCAGGCGGATGATCTGGCCTTTGATGCCACCTTCCGGGCGGCTGCCCCCCACCAGATCGAGCGGGATCGTTCCCAAACTGCTCTGGCCATCCATCCGGAGGACTACCATCGCAAGGTGCGGGTCCGCCGGGCCGCCAACCTGATCCTGTTCGTGGTGGACGCTTCGTGGAGCATGGCGGTGGCGGAGCGGATGGAGGCCACCAAGGGGGCGATCCTCTCCCTGTTGACGGATGCCTATCAACGGCGGGATCGGGTGGGGCTGATCGTTTTTCAGAAGGATCGGGCTCGTCTGGTGCTGCCGCCCACCTCCAGCGTGGACCTGGCCAAGAAGGCGCTGGAGGACATCCCGGTGGGGGGCAAGACGCCGCTGTCGGCGGGCCTGCTTCTGGCGTATGAGGTGCTCTGCCGGGAGATGCTCCTGCGCCCGGAGGTGCGTCCGCTGATGATCTTGCTGACCGATGGGGCGGGGAACGTCTCCATGAGCGAGCTGCCGCCGCAGGAGGAGGCTCATCGCATTGCCGATCTCTTCCGGGAGCGGGGAATCCCGTGCGTGGTCATCAACATGGAGCACGCGGCCTTCGATCAGGGCCTCGCCCAGGCCCTGGCCGATCACCT